In Gemmatimonadota bacterium, a single genomic region encodes these proteins:
- a CDS encoding HEAT repeat domain-containing protein — protein MTGKGGLPADPGWDEDLPVGEVKTLFTTLGKAFRAYQLYDENNPVRQRFVDSLRGDFRTLWALTDRLVLRVTEEHFLLGETPVYHTENRNDSLAFLFFKDSVREVTFLPGVEEEELVSFLGVLQKARKLVPEGDDLLTVLWEADLQFFLYQYVDLLAEGVSLPEAGPGNSPAEMQAALAATADEEEQGPPESGQAGAEQEQGPQTVSQDDFNPTLYALDPEEMKVLAAELKKEMERDLSSDVLAALLDRLEEPENRERQSEILGILKALLPSFLSRGQIAAATQVLQELRALEDQEGRLDEQRLAECREIVHEISTPEGITELIQALSDGTIRASATQFGAFVHFLGAEALAPLLRSSESVDHKELQAVLRHAVQGMADLNRGAVVKLMEEDDAVLAAGAVRLASEMQIAEAGPALVGVLAHADPAVRFAAIEAVTSLKASIAADALEQMLDDPERDIRIAAVRALGELEHRPAARVLAEILESKEIRIADISEKVAFFEAFGVLADDDGVDLLGRLLNRKRFLGKREPSEIRAAAALGLGKVGSQAARDALGHSSHDDDAVVRSNVGRAMRGEGAE, from the coding sequence GTGACCGGCAAGGGAGGGCTTCCCGCTGACCCAGGGTGGGATGAAGACCTACCCGTCGGGGAGGTCAAGACCCTCTTCACCACACTGGGGAAGGCCTTCCGCGCGTACCAGCTATACGACGAGAACAACCCAGTCCGGCAGCGTTTCGTCGATTCCTTGCGCGGGGACTTCCGGACACTCTGGGCGCTGACCGACCGGCTCGTCCTGAGGGTCACCGAGGAGCACTTTCTGCTCGGTGAGACTCCGGTATATCACACCGAGAACCGGAACGACTCGCTCGCTTTCCTCTTCTTCAAAGACAGCGTGAGGGAGGTCACTTTCCTTCCGGGTGTGGAAGAAGAGGAGCTCGTGAGCTTTCTGGGCGTGTTGCAGAAGGCGCGGAAGCTCGTGCCGGAAGGCGACGACCTGCTGACGGTTCTTTGGGAGGCCGACCTCCAGTTCTTCCTGTACCAATACGTCGACTTGCTCGCCGAAGGCGTTTCGCTACCCGAGGCCGGACCGGGCAACAGCCCGGCGGAAATGCAAGCGGCGTTGGCGGCTACCGCCGACGAGGAAGAGCAGGGTCCCCCCGAATCAGGCCAGGCAGGCGCCGAGCAAGAACAAGGGCCGCAGACGGTTTCCCAGGACGACTTCAATCCAACCCTGTACGCCCTCGATCCCGAGGAGATGAAGGTCCTAGCCGCGGAACTCAAGAAGGAGATGGAGAGGGACCTGAGCAGCGACGTGCTCGCGGCGCTCCTAGATCGCTTGGAGGAGCCAGAGAACCGCGAGCGCCAGAGTGAGATCCTGGGCATCCTCAAGGCTCTTCTGCCGAGCTTCCTCAGTCGCGGGCAGATCGCGGCTGCTACGCAGGTGCTTCAGGAGCTACGCGCGCTCGAAGACCAGGAGGGAAGGCTCGACGAGCAGCGGTTGGCCGAGTGTCGTGAGATTGTCCATGAGATCAGTACTCCGGAGGGGATCACCGAGCTCATCCAGGCGCTTTCCGATGGCACGATCAGGGCCTCGGCGACCCAGTTCGGTGCCTTCGTGCACTTCCTGGGAGCGGAGGCTCTAGCGCCGTTGCTGCGCTCCTCGGAGAGTGTGGACCACAAGGAATTACAGGCGGTTCTGCGGCACGCCGTGCAGGGGATGGCGGACCTCAACCGCGGTGCGGTCGTGAAGCTGATGGAGGAGGACGACGCCGTCCTCGCCGCAGGCGCGGTGCGGCTCGCGAGCGAGATGCAGATCGCCGAAGCCGGGCCGGCGCTCGTCGGCGTATTGGCGCACGCCGACCCCGCTGTGCGTTTCGCGGCTATCGAGGCCGTGACCTCTCTCAAGGCGTCGATCGCCGCGGACGCGCTCGAGCAGATGCTTGACGATCCGGAACGGGACATCCGAATCGCCGCCGTGAGAGCACTCGGCGAACTCGAACACCGACCAGCGGCCAGGGTGCTCGCCGAAATCCTCGAGAGCAAGGAGATTCGCATCGCGGACATCTCCGAAAAGGTCGCGTTCTTCGAGGCGTTCGGCGTGCTCGCAGACGACGACGGCGTCGATCTGCTCGGCCGTCTGCTCAACCGCAAGCGATTTCTGGGCAAACGCGAGCCGTCCGAAATCCGAGCCGCCGCCGCGCTCGGGCTTGGCAAGGTCGGAAGTCAGGCCGCGCGAGACGCACTCGGTCACTCGAGCCATGATGACGACGCGGTCGTGCGCAGCAACGTCGGTCGCGCCATGCGGGGCGAGGGCGCCGAGTAA